The Flavobacterium commune genome contains a region encoding:
- the rsfS gene encoding ribosome silencing factor, producing the protein MAKKTVNNDDLLANIIKGIEEVKGNDIDILDLREIDTAVCDYFVICNGNSNTQVNAIVNSIQKIVSKEIKDKPWHVEGTDNAEWVLMDYVNIVVHVFQKQIREYYNIESLWGDAKITTIANKY; encoded by the coding sequence ATGGCAAAAAAGACTGTAAATAATGATGACCTATTGGCAAACATTATCAAAGGAATAGAAGAAGTAAAAGGAAATGATATAGATATTCTCGATCTTAGAGAAATCGACACCGCAGTTTGCGACTATTTTGTTATCTGCAACGGAAATTCAAATACTCAGGTTAACGCAATTGTTAACTCCATTCAAAAAATTGTTTCTAAAGAAATTAAAGACAAGCCTTGGCATGTTGAAGGGACTGACAATGCCGAATGGGTACTTATGGATTATGTTAACATTGTGGTTCATGTTTTTCAAAAACAAATTAGAGAATATTACAACATCGAAAGTTTGTGGGGAGATGCAAAAATTACTACAATTGCAAACAAATACTAA
- a CDS encoding biotin--[acetyl-CoA-carboxylase] ligase encodes MKLIKLDAIDSTNDFLKGLSATDELENFTVVTAENQTKGRGQMGAVWNSEKSKNLIMSVFIKDLLVSAEEIYNFNVATALAIIEVLKTYKIQNLSIKWPNDIMSANFKIAGILIENNFKSNGSISSIIGIGLNVNQTNFENLPKASSMAVIANSTFDKDELLILIVERLKVNLAFIGSNPDYLWAQYTNHLFKKEFPMAFKLETEKVFMGIIQGVSKKGKLIVLLEDDRVVEYGLKEIQMLY; translated from the coding sequence ATGAAACTAATCAAACTCGATGCCATAGATTCTACAAACGATTTTCTTAAAGGATTATCGGCAACTGATGAGCTTGAAAACTTTACTGTTGTTACAGCCGAAAATCAAACTAAAGGGCGAGGGCAGATGGGGGCTGTGTGGAATTCTGAAAAGTCTAAAAACCTAATAATGAGTGTTTTTATAAAGGATTTGTTGGTGAGTGCAGAGGAGATTTATAATTTTAATGTAGCTACAGCTTTAGCAATAATTGAGGTTTTGAAAACTTATAAAATTCAAAATTTAAGTATAAAATGGCCTAACGACATTATGTCAGCTAATTTTAAAATTGCTGGTATTTTAATCGAGAATAATTTTAAAAGTAACGGCAGTATTTCTTCAATTATTGGAATAGGTTTGAATGTTAATCAAACTAATTTTGAAAATCTTCCTAAAGCTTCTTCAATGGCAGTTATTGCCAATTCGACTTTTGATAAAGACGAATTACTTATTTTAATTGTTGAGCGATTAAAAGTAAATTTAGCATTTATTGGTTCAAATCCTGATTATTTATGGGCTCAATACACTAATCATTTGTTTAAAAAAGAATTTCCGATGGCTTTTAAGTTAGAAACTGAGAAAGTTTTTATGGGAATTATACAAGGAGTTTCTAAAAAGGGAAAATTGATTGTTTTGTTAGAAGATGATCGAGTTGTTGAGTATGGACTTAAAGAAATTCAAATGCTTTATTGA
- a CDS encoding sodium/sugar symporter, with the protein MSSSLEFADYAVFIVYFLVVSIYGYIIYRKREKNEHDAKAYFLAEGTLTWWAIGASLIASNISAEQFIGMSGEGFFLGIAVAAYEWVAAIALIIIAIWFIPVYLKNKIYTMPQFLKTRYNETTALIMAVFWLFLYVFVNLTSILYLGAVAINGLAGGDFLHVIMLGLAVFALIISLGGMKVVAYTDVIQVAVLIIGGLVTSYIALTTVGEYFGVGQDAIAGFNILMEKAPEHFKMIIPRPTATSTQLEIDKYLTFPGMLSYLAGIWIINLNYWGCNQYITQRALGADLQTARTGILFAGLLKLLMPVIVMLPGIAAYVLYQGGHLPQLVGGKDGAYSAMLTFLPTGLKGLSVAALTAAIVASLAGKVNSISTIYTLDVHKKYIQKNASDRAQVNIGRYAVFASMVLAVLFTWNDVLGIGGVGGFTYIQKYTGFISPGVFAMFFLGMFWKRTTGTAAIVGVIAGFLLSVLFNEYAPAMFGNETLLYTAWPNGKGGFEIPFHICMGLSFAFTMLLMIGISFAGPKVNPKAFELDTEMFKVKPQTTVLIIITLLIIAALYVKFW; encoded by the coding sequence ATGAGCTCAAGTCTCGAATTTGCAGATTATGCAGTATTTATTGTCTACTTTCTAGTAGTCTCAATCTACGGATATATTATTTATCGCAAGCGCGAAAAAAATGAACATGATGCTAAGGCGTATTTCTTAGCCGAAGGAACATTAACCTGGTGGGCTATTGGAGCTTCGTTAATTGCCTCAAATATTTCGGCAGAACAGTTTATCGGAATGAGTGGGGAAGGATTCTTCTTAGGAATTGCTGTAGCTGCTTACGAATGGGTTGCTGCTATCGCGTTGATTATTATCGCTATTTGGTTTATTCCTGTTTATTTGAAAAACAAGATTTACACCATGCCACAATTCTTAAAAACCAGATACAACGAAACTACAGCTTTGATTATGGCTGTTTTCTGGTTGTTTTTGTATGTTTTTGTAAACTTAACCTCTATTTTATATTTAGGAGCTGTTGCCATTAACGGATTAGCAGGAGGAGATTTTCTTCATGTTATTATGTTAGGATTGGCTGTTTTTGCTTTGATTATCTCTCTTGGAGGTATGAAAGTAGTAGCTTATACCGACGTTATTCAGGTGGCTGTATTAATCATTGGAGGTTTGGTAACTTCTTATATCGCTTTAACTACCGTAGGAGAATATTTTGGAGTAGGTCAGGATGCAATTGCAGGTTTTAATATTTTGATGGAAAAAGCACCTGAGCATTTTAAAATGATTATTCCTAGACCAACGGCTACTTCTACACAGTTAGAGATCGATAAATACCTTACTTTCCCGGGAATGTTGTCTTATTTAGCAGGTATCTGGATTATCAACCTGAACTATTGGGGATGTAACCAATATATCACACAAAGAGCCTTGGGTGCTGATTTACAAACAGCACGTACCGGTATTTTGTTTGCAGGATTATTAAAATTATTAATGCCTGTAATTGTAATGTTACCGGGTATTGCTGCTTATGTATTGTACCAGGGAGGACACTTACCACAATTAGTTGGTGGAAAAGACGGAGCTTATTCGGCTATGTTGACTTTCTTGCCAACAGGATTAAAAGGATTATCAGTTGCGGCTTTAACTGCTGCTATTGTGGCATCGTTAGCGGGTAAAGTAAACAGTATTTCGACTATTTATACTTTAGACGTTCACAAAAAGTACATTCAAAAAAATGCTTCCGACAGAGCTCAGGTAAACATTGGTCGTTATGCCGTTTTTGCTTCTATGGTTTTGGCTGTATTGTTTACATGGAATGATGTTCTGGGAATCGGTGGAGTTGGTGGATTTACCTATATCCAAAAATACACAGGATTTATTAGCCCTGGAGTATTTGCTATGTTCTTCTTAGGGATGTTCTGGAAAAGAACTACAGGTACAGCGGCTATTGTTGGGGTAATTGCAGGTTTCTTATTGTCAGTTTTATTCAACGAATACGCTCCGGCTATGTTTGGAAATGAAACGTTATTGTACACAGCCTGGCCAAATGGTAAAGGTGGTTTCGAAATTCCGTTTCACATTTGTATGGGATTATCATTTGCCTTTACAATGTTGTTAATGATTGGAATCAGTTTTGCCGGACCAAAAGTGAATCCTAAAGCATTCGAATTAGATACTGAAATGTTTAAGGTAAAACCTCAAACTACAGTATTAATTATTATTACTTTATTAATTATCGCTGCTTTGTACGTGAAGTTCTGGTAA
- a CDS encoding hybrid sensor histidine kinase/response regulator transcription factor, whose protein sequence is MRHLTLVLTLFFSSFISFSQDYSVRFLDISDGLSNNSITTIYQDKEGYMWFGTYDGLNRYDGYTFKIFRNEINNENSLSNNTIYTLDGDLNRNIWIGGNKGASVYDKSKALFYQVKYKLKEDGSSLILKNAVHQIKAVSADLVVLATQNAGLLVFENGSFVGKTIPITKLKNPYNYDVLGVQKDKKGNGLWLYVRDLGVCYYSFNTKKIKLITPLIMEVKCMENDTSGNLWIGTDEGLFLFNTSTFLISKNYFSNKNSITNILRDKKNQFWFATDCCGIYVLDRANQKVVPFSKGNSQQIIKSSAVWSVYEDHFGNVWFGTLRGGISMISAAPKYFKTVKYNAKENNLAQNFILSGCEDEKQNLWIGTDGAGLRYWNRKTNTYTVYNNNPNSANAISSNFITSVICDSNKEIWLSTWAGGVNRINPKTNSISRYSCYNPFTKQIEKNVWLVYEDAQKNIWASATNEGCLYLFDPIKKTFLLYNKSINNLQCLTQTSDGKLWGGNYTSIVCIDKARKKHYKVNIGYPVRAIHEDRKKQLWVATQEGGLLLFNRKNNNFKRFTTADGLASNTVLRILEDKKGDLWMSTYNGLSSLDTETNTFRSFSKNDGLQSNQFSFNAALKLTSGEFFFGGINGFNLFYPELIKDQVSNTKILLSDLNVNNEPIATKPDLISEWTSKHQIKEIRLPYDQTTLSIEFVALDYSSADKINYAYFLEGWDDQWSNAGQNRKANYPHLSEGTYLFKVKTSNFQDELSKAETLIRIVVLPPWYRTWWAYLLYFMIGGTIIYNYVRYSKYKERLKYKVRIAELEREKEKEIAEKQSSMFTYISHEFRTPLSLIINPLKKVIKKEEVQNDSSKGDLQIAYRNARRLLSLVDQLLLFRKAENDADVLRLSAINMNDLCQEVYQCFVTQARDKAINYAIEIPDETLQIIGDYEKIEISLFNLVSNAFKYTPDGGSITVKLTQTEKEVSVAIADTGSGIDQQNIQAIFEKFKQLDSKVAVSTGFGIGLYIVKYFVDKHKGTVVCESELGKGSCFTLTFLKGQQHFDDLPISSSTPKMSELLEELIVDDFDDKNELKKENADEEFNKEILTDKKSVLIIDDNAEIRNYLIQLFSQTHLVYNAVNGHEGLKMTEKHMPDIVISDIAMEVMDGLELCRKIKESEQLSHIPVVLLTATNNPETHLQGITDGADDYITKPFDDDLLLARVDTLLRNRGNLRRYFLDSITLKENSQKVPAEYQEFLKRCIDIIEANMGNRDFTIKNFALEMGMSHRTLYTKIKIISGETLNAFIRSIRLRRAAMLLLTENMNISQASAEVGFEDQKYFRQQFVKLFGMTPSLYVKKYKDSFNKDLNVIK, encoded by the coding sequence TTGAGACATTTAACTTTAGTACTAACACTGTTTTTTTCTTCATTTATTAGTTTTTCACAAGATTACTCAGTGCGATTTCTTGATATTTCGGATGGATTGTCTAACAATTCCATTACTACAATTTACCAGGATAAGGAAGGTTATATGTGGTTTGGTACTTACGATGGTTTAAATCGGTATGATGGCTATACCTTTAAGATATTTAGAAACGAAATTAATAATGAGAATTCACTATCAAATAACACAATCTATACATTAGACGGAGATTTAAATAGAAATATTTGGATAGGAGGAAATAAAGGAGCATCTGTTTATGATAAATCAAAAGCCTTGTTTTATCAGGTAAAATACAAACTAAAGGAAGATGGATCATCTCTTATTTTAAAAAATGCGGTGCATCAGATAAAAGCGGTTTCGGCTGATTTAGTAGTGTTAGCAACGCAAAATGCCGGATTATTGGTTTTTGAAAATGGTTCATTTGTTGGCAAAACTATTCCCATAACAAAATTGAAAAATCCTTATAATTATGATGTATTAGGTGTTCAAAAAGATAAAAAAGGAAATGGATTATGGTTGTATGTTAGGGATTTAGGGGTTTGCTATTATAGTTTTAATACTAAAAAAATAAAATTGATTACTCCTTTAATTATGGAGGTCAAGTGTATGGAAAATGATACAAGTGGCAATCTTTGGATTGGGACAGATGAAGGTCTTTTTCTGTTTAATACCAGCACTTTTTTAATTTCAAAAAATTATTTTTCAAATAAAAATTCGATAACGAATATTCTGAGAGATAAGAAAAATCAATTTTGGTTTGCTACTGATTGTTGTGGAATTTATGTTTTAGACAGGGCGAATCAAAAAGTAGTTCCTTTTAGCAAGGGTAATTCTCAGCAAATTATTAAGAGTAGTGCTGTTTGGAGTGTTTACGAAGATCATTTTGGAAATGTATGGTTTGGGACACTTCGAGGTGGAATTAGTATGATAAGTGCTGCTCCCAAATATTTTAAAACTGTAAAATACAATGCGAAAGAAAATAATCTGGCTCAAAATTTTATTTTGTCGGGTTGTGAAGATGAAAAACAAAATTTATGGATTGGAACTGATGGAGCGGGATTGCGTTATTGGAATAGAAAAACAAATACTTATACCGTTTATAACAATAATCCCAATTCGGCAAATGCTATTTCAAGTAATTTTATTACCAGTGTTATTTGTGATAGTAATAAGGAAATTTGGTTATCAACCTGGGCTGGCGGAGTTAACCGAATCAATCCTAAGACCAATTCAATAAGTCGTTATTCCTGTTATAATCCGTTTACAAAACAGATAGAGAAAAATGTTTGGTTGGTTTATGAGGATGCACAAAAAAATATTTGGGCAAGTGCCACTAATGAAGGTTGTTTGTATCTTTTTGATCCTATTAAAAAAACGTTTTTACTCTACAATAAAAGCATTAACAATTTACAGTGTCTGACTCAAACCAGTGATGGTAAATTGTGGGGAGGTAACTATACTTCTATTGTGTGCATAGATAAAGCGCGTAAAAAACATTACAAAGTTAATATTGGTTATCCTGTTCGTGCTATTCATGAAGACAGAAAAAAACAACTTTGGGTAGCTACACAAGAAGGCGGTTTATTGTTGTTTAACAGAAAAAACAATAACTTCAAAAGGTTTACCACAGCCGATGGATTGGCTTCTAATACTGTTTTGAGAATATTAGAAGATAAAAAAGGTGATTTGTGGATGAGTACCTATAATGGTTTAAGCAGCTTAGATACTGAAACGAATACTTTTAGAAGTTTTTCTAAAAATGATGGATTACAAAGCAATCAGTTTAGTTTTAATGCCGCTTTAAAATTGACTTCGGGTGAGTTTTTCTTTGGAGGAATTAATGGATTTAACCTGTTTTATCCTGAATTGATAAAAGATCAAGTTTCCAATACTAAGATTCTTCTTTCGGATTTGAATGTAAATAATGAACCTATTGCCACTAAGCCCGATTTAATTTCGGAATGGACGTCTAAGCACCAAATCAAAGAAATTCGATTACCTTATGATCAGACTACTTTATCGATTGAGTTTGTGGCTTTGGATTATTCGAGCGCCGATAAAATTAATTATGCTTATTTTCTGGAAGGCTGGGACGATCAATGGAGTAATGCCGGACAGAACAGAAAGGCTAATTATCCGCATCTTTCTGAAGGAACCTATCTTTTTAAAGTAAAGACCTCTAATTTTCAGGATGAATTAAGTAAGGCTGAGACTTTGATTCGAATAGTAGTTTTGCCACCTTGGTACAGAACCTGGTGGGCTTATCTTTTATATTTTATGATTGGGGGAACTATTATTTACAATTATGTAAGGTATAGTAAATACAAAGAAAGATTAAAGTATAAGGTTAGAATAGCCGAATTAGAAAGGGAAAAAGAGAAAGAAATTGCCGAAAAACAATCGTCGATGTTTACTTATATTTCTCATGAATTCCGCACACCGCTTTCGTTGATTATAAATCCTTTGAAAAAAGTAATTAAAAAGGAGGAAGTTCAAAATGATTCTTCTAAGGGTGATTTGCAAATTGCCTATAGAAATGCAAGACGACTTTTAAGTTTAGTAGATCAATTGTTGCTTTTCCGTAAGGCTGAAAATGATGCCGATGTATTGCGATTGTCAGCAATTAATATGAACGATTTATGTCAGGAAGTATATCAGTGTTTTGTAACGCAGGCCAGGGATAAAGCTATCAATTATGCAATTGAAATTCCTGATGAAACACTTCAAATTATTGGGGATTATGAAAAGATTGAAATTTCATTGTTTAATTTAGTTTCCAATGCTTTTAAATACACCCCCGACGGAGGAAGTATTACTGTTAAATTGACTCAAACAGAAAAAGAAGTATCGGTTGCTATTGCTGATACCGGTTCCGGAATTGACCAGCAAAATATTCAAGCCATTTTTGAAAAATTCAAACAGTTAGATTCAAAAGTTGCTGTAAGTACGGGTTTTGGAATTGGATTGTATATTGTGAAGTATTTTGTAGATAAACACAAGGGAACTGTTGTTTGTGAAAGCGAATTGGGTAAAGGAAGTTGTTTTACATTGACATTTTTAAAAGGGCAGCAGCATTTTGATGATTTGCCAATAAGTTCGAGTACTCCCAAAATGAGTGAATTACTAGAAGAGCTTATAGTCGATGATTTTGATGATAAAAATGAATTAAAGAAGGAAAATGCAGATGAAGAATTCAATAAAGAAATACTGACTGATAAGAAATCGGTATTGATTATTGACGATAATGCCGAAATTCGAAATTATTTAATTCAGTTGTTTTCCCAAACTCATTTGGTTTATAATGCTGTAAATGGTCATGAAGGTTTAAAAATGACCGAAAAACATATGCCAGATATTGTTATTTCGGATATTGCGATGGAGGTAATGGATGGATTGGAATTGTGTAGAAAAATAAAAGAAAGTGAGCAATTGTCACATATACCGGTTGTGTTGTTAACAGCTACTAATAATCCGGAGACCCATTTGCAAGGAATAACCGACGGAGCAGATGATTATATTACCAAGCCATTTGATGATGATTTGCTTTTGGCACGTGTAGATACTTTATTGAGAAACAGAGGCAATTTAAGGAGGTATTTCTTAGATAGTATTACCTTAAAGGAGAACTCTCAAAAAGTTCCGGCAGAATATCAGGAATTTTTAAAACGATGTATTGATATTATCGAAGCTAATATGGGTAATCGTGATTTTACAATTAAGAATTTTGCTCTCGAAATGGGAATGAGTCATCGTACTTTATATACAAAAATCAAGATAATTTCGGGAGAAACTTTAAATGCTTTTATTCGTTCCATTCGTTTACGAAGAGCTGCAATGTTGTTGCTTACCGAAAACATGAATATATCTCAGGCAAGTGCCGAAGTAGGATTTGAAGATCAAAAATACTTCAGACAGCAATTTGTCAAACTTTTTGGTATGACTCCTTCCTTATATGTAAAAAAATATAAAGATTCTTTTAACAAAGATTTGAATGTTATTAAGTAG
- a CDS encoding SusC/RagA family TonB-linked outer membrane protein has product MKYKFIGLLIAILCSSAAFAQITVKGTVKDKTAIPIPGVNVFVKGTQTSVSTDFDGKFAIVVPNKEAQIEFSFIGFATQTIKVDQKTTFDVVLLEDNQALEEVVVVGYATVKKKDVTSSISSVKGKELQTMTVGNVTESLQGKVSGVQITGAGGPGAQPRVLIRGISTVNLSTDPLYVVDGIPMGTSINFLSNNEIESMDVLKDASASAIYGSRASNGVILITTKKGKAGKTKFTVDMSTGYQIMEKPYNMANAENYATIMNTAYTNSGYSEYLPNAEQYRGKTTDWWKAGINKASSITNTSIGVTGGSEKNTYAISLNYYNSDSFYDIGGWERVTARIANDFKFTDKFSAGITLNPRYETWGSPGNWADFVKIDPITPIYKPASQLNGTENEYSIYARSPSYVWNPVATVSRFDDNTDQYNLNTNGYLQYEPIKGLIIRTQGSIEVGNRVQSIFRPDFVIDAAHEKAEINSIERRATTNSDWTWQTTATYSKAFAEKHNTSLMVGSTMEEYNGNDVWGYGEGVPNNSESMRELNAATKNRNSGGNRWSNSLLSYISRFSYNFDSKYYLTASFRRDGSSKFMANNKWANFPAASVSWRISNEDFMTNANSVFNNLTFRAGWGKVGNQNLPASVYQSNIGQGYYVIDGQVVDTSYPSTMANRDIRWETVEDISFGLDFGLFQNKISGSLEYYQKKTNDMLFLKQFPTYSGFPGYSTIWTNVGSMQSSGIDLLLSYKDTKGDFSYGVDVTFTTVDVEMLSLSTKGEKLYGASNRTITIEGDEPGYFYGYVADGLFQNQTQLNAHTDEHGTKLQPYAQLGDTRFKDVNGDGKLDDKDRTKIGSPWADYNVGLNLNFAYKNFDLVANFYSSIGNDLVNQNISDLYNGTSLTNKVSGLNNMAWHGEGTSNYVPRLSRDDNNENFTKFSSFYVEDGSFVRMKNLQLGYSLYNKFGLDKLRISLSGQNLWTWTKYTGVDPEVGGGVLGSGFGGWNYPVQPTILMGLNVAF; this is encoded by the coding sequence ATGAAATATAAATTTATAGGCTTACTAATTGCTATTTTATGTAGCTCGGCAGCCTTTGCACAAATTACTGTAAAAGGTACTGTTAAGGACAAGACTGCTATTCCTATTCCGGGTGTAAATGTTTTTGTAAAAGGAACTCAAACTTCAGTTTCTACTGATTTTGACGGGAAATTTGCAATCGTAGTACCTAATAAAGAAGCACAAATTGAGTTTTCTTTTATTGGGTTTGCTACACAAACAATTAAAGTAGATCAAAAAACAACATTTGATGTTGTATTATTGGAAGACAATCAGGCATTAGAAGAAGTAGTAGTGGTAGGTTATGCTACCGTGAAAAAGAAAGATGTTACCAGCTCTATATCATCCGTAAAAGGCAAAGAACTTCAAACGATGACAGTAGGAAATGTTACTGAATCCCTACAAGGAAAAGTTTCAGGGGTTCAAATTACTGGGGCAGGTGGTCCAGGAGCTCAGCCAAGAGTATTGATTCGTGGAATTTCTACTGTAAATTTAAGTACTGATCCGCTTTATGTAGTAGATGGAATCCCAATGGGAACCAGCATCAATTTCTTGAGCAATAACGAAATTGAATCTATGGATGTACTTAAAGACGCTTCTGCAAGTGCTATTTATGGTTCTCGTGCATCTAACGGGGTTATTTTGATTACTACCAAAAAAGGTAAAGCCGGTAAAACAAAGTTTACTGTTGATATGAGTACAGGTTACCAAATTATGGAGAAGCCTTACAATATGGCCAATGCCGAAAATTATGCTACTATAATGAATACTGCTTATACTAATTCTGGGTATTCTGAATATTTACCTAATGCTGAACAATACAGAGGAAAAACTACTGATTGGTGGAAAGCAGGAATCAATAAAGCTTCATCAATAACCAATACTTCTATTGGAGTAACTGGAGGTTCTGAAAAAAATACTTATGCCATCAGTTTGAACTATTACAATTCAGATTCATTTTATGATATTGGAGGATGGGAAAGAGTAACTGCCAGAATTGCTAATGATTTTAAATTTACTGATAAATTTTCGGCAGGGATTACTTTAAATCCTCGTTATGAAACTTGGGGATCTCCAGGAAACTGGGCTGATTTTGTGAAGATTGATCCAATTACTCCTATCTACAAACCGGCAAGTCAATTAAACGGAACTGAAAATGAATATAGTATCTATGCACGTTCTCCATCGTATGTTTGGAATCCGGTAGCTACAGTTAGCCGATTTGATGATAATACTGATCAGTACAATTTAAATACAAATGGTTATTTGCAATACGAACCAATTAAAGGATTAATAATCCGTACACAAGGATCGATTGAAGTTGGAAATAGAGTGCAAAGTATATTCAGACCCGATTTTGTGATTGATGCAGCTCACGAAAAAGCTGAAATTAACAGTATTGAAAGAAGAGCAACTACTAATAGTGATTGGACATGGCAAACTACAGCAACTTATTCTAAAGCATTTGCTGAGAAACACAATACCTCTTTGATGGTTGGTAGTACAATGGAAGAGTACAATGGTAATGATGTATGGGGTTATGGAGAAGGAGTTCCTAATAACTCTGAGTCAATGAGAGAGCTAAATGCAGCAACTAAAAACCGTAACAGTGGGGGAAACAGATGGTCAAACTCTTTACTGTCATACATTTCTCGTTTTTCTTATAATTTCGACAGCAAATACTATTTAACAGCTTCATTTAGACGTGATGGTTCTTCTAAATTTATGGCTAACAACAAATGGGCTAATTTCCCGGCAGCATCAGTTTCCTGGAGAATTTCGAATGAAGATTTTATGACTAATGCCAACTCTGTATTTAATAATTTAACTTTTAGAGCAGGTTGGGGTAAAGTAGGAAATCAAAATTTACCTGCTTCTGTTTATCAGTCTAATATAGGACAAGGTTATTATGTTATTGATGGTCAGGTTGTAGATACTTCATATCCTTCAACAATGGCTAACAGAGACATTCGTTGGGAAACAGTTGAGGATATCAGTTTTGGTCTTGATTTTGGATTGTTCCAAAATAAAATCTCAGGATCATTAGAATATTATCAAAAGAAAACAAACGATATGTTGTTTCTTAAACAGTTCCCTACTTATAGTGGTTTTCCGGGATATTCTACCATTTGGACAAATGTAGGTTCTATGCAATCTAGCGGAATCGATTTATTATTATCTTATAAAGATACTAAAGGCGATTTCTCTTATGGTGTAGATGTAACATTTACCACTGTTGATGTTGAGATGTTGTCATTATCTACTAAAGGAGAAAAATTATATGGTGCGAGTAACAGAACAATAACTATTGAAGGTGATGAGCCAGGTTATTTTTATGGTTATGTTGCAGATGGTTTATTCCAGAATCAAACCCAATTGAATGCTCATACTGACGAACATGGAACTAAGTTACAGCCTTATGCACAACTAGGAGATACTCGTTTTAAAGATGTAAATGGTGACGGTAAATTAGATGATAAAGACCGTACAAAAATTGGTTCTCCTTGGGCTGATTACAATGTTGGTTTGAATTTGAATTTTGCTTATAAAAATTTCGATTTAGTGGCTAATTTCTATTCTAGTATCGGTAATGATTTGGTTAACCAAAATATTTCAGATTTATACAACGGTACCAGTTTAACTAACAAAGTGAGCGGATTAAACAACATGGCTTGGCATGGTGAGGGAACTTCTAATTACGTTCCTCGTTTGTCAAGAGATGATAACAACGAAAACTTTACAAAATTCTCTTCTTTCTATGTTGAAGATGGTTCTTTTGTACGTATGAAAAACCTTCAGTTAGGATATTCATTGTACAATAAATTTGGATTAGATAAATTAAGAATTTCATTATCAGGTCAAAATTTATGGACATGGACTAAAT